In Nitratireductor mangrovi, the genomic window TGAGTGGAACATTACGCTATCGCGAGGCGCCGTTCAACGGGCAGGTGCGGCCCCGTCGGAGCCGGTCAGAAGACCGGCTCCACATCCCTGAACGCGGCGCGGATCGCCTCCACCATGCCGTCAGTCACCGCGCTTTTCGACTTCGGATTGCGGTGCAGCACCACCCGCGACGTATCGATGTCGCCGAAGCCCTCCATGGCCCCGAGTTCACGGCATCCTTCGGGGATGTTGGAACGCGAGATCGGTGCGATCGCCAGGCCGGACGCCACCGCCAGCTTGAGCCCGCCGCTGGTGTCGCTCCGATAAGCGATGCGATACTCCAGCCGGCGCTGCTCGATCGATTTCATCGCGAAATCCGTGCACCAGCCCGACCGGTCGTAAAGCGCGATCGGCAGCGGGCTTTCCAGGTGCTGATTGTGATCGTCGGACGTCACCCAGACTGTCGGGTCGATCCTGAGCGTTTCGCCGCTCGACACGTCTTCCCACTCGAAAACAACGGCGAGATCGAGCTGGTTGGCATCGAGCGCAGCAAGATTGCGGGCCGAGGGGCCGTAATGCGCGGTGATGTCGACCCGCGGATGAGCACGTGCAAAGCTACCCAGCGCCTGCGACAGCACCGTATAGCCATACTCCTCCGGGATGCCGATCCGCACCCGCCCCGACAGGGGCGGCGCCCGGAACGACGCCTCGGTCTCTTCCATCAGCGAAACGATGCGGCGTGAGTTGCCGAGCAGCAGTTCACCCTTGCGCGTCAGTTCCACGCCGCGCGAGCCGCGCTCGAAGAGTTGTTCGCCGACGATCTCCTCCAGTCGCTTGATCTGCATGCTGACCGCAGACTGCGTGCGCCCGACCGAATCCGCCGCGCGCGTGAAGTTGCCGCTGTCGGCCACGGCGACAAATGTTCTCAGCAGGTCGCTGTCGAGCTGCACGATCGACCCCATCAAAAACCCTGATGACAGGCATCATTGCAATTCGTTTGAAACATGTCAAAGCGCGTCCTATCTCCGCCTCCAACGAGCATTTTCGAGGTGGCTAAGATGGCTATCGCACTGGACTTTCAATCATCGGCCGGCTGGTTCGCGCAAAAGCGCGAGCGGACTGACCGCGCACGCCGGACTCTCGACGCGGCGACCCGCGCCGTGCTTGCCAAACACGACGATCGTCTGCTGCGCGACGTCGGCCTCGACCGCGAAGCACTGCTGGGCGTCGAGGCGTCTGCGCAGCACACGATCGCGTTGCAGCGCCGCATCTGGTCGCTCTGAACGGAATTCCCGTGTCAGCGGTAAGCCCGCGGATACGGGAATGGAGATTGCACTCTCCTCACTCCCCCGCCGGCTTTCGGGCTGGCGGGGTTTTTTCTTGCGTCGTCAGCCGCGATAGTCCTCGTCGGACACCGGCTCCATCCACTCCACCGCCTTGCCGTCGAGCGCTTCCTGCATGGCGATATGCGTCATCCCGGTCTCCGGCCCGGCGCCATGCCAGTGCTTTTCGCCGGGCGGGATCCAGAGCGTGTCGCCCGGCCTGAGCTCGATCACCGCGCCGCCCTCGTTTTGCGCTCGCCCGAGCCCCGCGACGACGTGAAGCGTCTGGCCGAGCGGGTGCGTGTGCCAGTTGGTGCGGGCGCCCGGTTCGAAATGCACCGTGATGGCGCGCAGGCGGGCCGGTGCCTCGGTCTCCACGATCGGGTCTTGCCACACCGTGCCCGTGAACCAGTCGGACGGCGCCCGCCGGGTTGGCCGCGAGCCGCTTGGAAAATGTTTCATGAAGTTCCTCCTGTCCGCACGATTGGGCCCGCAACAGAGGTCCTCGTCAAGCCGGGTCAAGTGGCAGCATCTGTCATCTGTGGCTTTGGCCGGCGCCTCGGTGAGCTTGTGAGGACCAAGCGCCATCGCTAAGCGTCGTACCGTCGACGACCCCGGAGGAAAGGCCTTGTTTGGACTGATCGGCAGGATGCGGGCGAGCCCCGGCAAGCGCGATGAACTCGTGGCGCTGCTCCTCGATGGCACCGAGGCCATGCCGGGCTGCCTCAGCTATGTGGTTGCCCGTGATCCGGTGGACGCCGACACGATCTGGATCACCGAGGTCTGGACCGACGAGCAAAGCCACAAGGCCTCGCTCGACCTGCCACGGGTACAGGCGACGATTGCAAAGGCGCGACCGATCATCGCCGGTTTCGACAGCCAGACGCGTACCGAACCGGTCGGCGGCGTCGGCCTGTAGCGGACCGACCATGCCCGCTGCATGTCGCTTGCGTTTTGCACGGCATTCGCCTATAGCACCGCCACCCGCGTAGACACCCTTGGAGGCACCGCGGATGAGGGCCGCCCACCGGCGGCTTTCGACGTTTTCGGGCCCGGCTTGGCCACCCGCGAACGCTCCAAAACTTGAAAGGAAAAGCCATGAGCCACGAGAGCTACGAGCTCAAGGCCGAGGCGCGCGAACGGGTCGGTAAGGGGTCCGCCCGGGACATTCGCCGCAACGGCAAGGTGCCCGCCGTCATTTACGGCGACAAGCAGCCCCCGCTTCCGATCGTCCTGCCCTACAAGGAGGTGCATCTGAGGATCAACGCCGGCGGTTTCATGACCACGATCGCCACGATCGACGTCGACGGCAAGAAGATCCAGGTGCTGCCCAAGGATTACCAGCTCGATCCGGTCCGCGACTTCACGATGCATGTCGATTTCCTGCGCATCGGCAAGGACACGATCGTGACCGTCAACATCCCGGTGCATTTCGAGAACGAGGACGACGCGCCCGGCATCCGTCGCGGCGGCGTGCTCAACATCGTGCGCCACGAGATCGAGTTTACCTGCCCCGCGAACGCCATCCCCGAGGCGATCACCGTCAACCTGACCGGCCTCGACATCGGCGATTCTGTGCACATCTCGGCCGTCGAGCTGCCGGAAGGCGTGAAGCCGACCATCACCGACCGCGACTTCACCATCGCCACCATCGCGGCTCCCGCCGGCCTCAAGTCCGAGGAAGACGAAGGTGCTCCGGAGGCTCCGGAAACCGAACTCGTCGGCGAGGAGGATGCCGAGGGCGAGGGCGAAGCCGAGAACGGGGAAGAATAGGCCCGGTTCGCCGGGAGCGTACGCGCTGTGCTCATTTTTGCCGGTCTCGGCAATCCCGGTCCCAGATATGCGAACAACCGGCACAATGTCGGTTTCATGGCGGCGGAGGCCATTCACCGCCGCCATTCCTTTTCACCCTGGTCGAACAAGTTCAAGGCCGAGGTCGCCGAAGGCCGTCTCGGCGGCGAAAAGGTGCTGCTCGTCAAGCCGCAGGGTTTCATGAACCTCTCCGGGCAGGCGATCGGCGAGGCGCTGCGTTTCTATAAGCTCGCCCCGGCCGACCTGACGGTCTTTTATGACGAGCTCGACCTCGTCGCCGGCAAGGTGCGGGTCAAGACTGGCGGCGGCGCCGGCGGACACAACGGCATCCGCTCCATCGACGCCCATTGCGGCAAGGACTACCGCCGCGTGCGCATCGGCATCGGCCATCCGGGCGACAAGGCGCTGGTCCACAACCATGTCCTGGGCGATTTCGCCAAGGCCGACCAGGCCTGGCTCGAACCGCTGCTCGAAGCCATCGCCGACAATGCCGACAGGCTGGCGACCGGCGACGACAACGGCTTCATGAACAAGCTCGCACTCGCCGTGCCCGGCGCTGGCCTGAGACCGGCAGGAGCGAAGAAGGCGGACATGGACGTCCCGGCAGCCAAACCCGCCAAGGGACGCAGCCATATTCGTCAGGCGCGGCCGCAAAAGCCGTCCGTCTCCGTTCCCGAAACCGGGCCGATGGCGGCTATGCTGAAAAAGCTGTTCGGCAGCGACTGACCGCCGCGCGCCTTGACCTTCCCGGCCTCATTGACCATAGGCCTCCACACGACGTTTCCCGACAGGACCAATCACCATGGGTTTCAAATGCGGCATCGTCGGCCTGCCCAATGTCGGCAAGTCGACGCTCTTCAACGCGCTGACCAGGACGGCCGCAGCGCAGGCGGCCAACTATCCCTTCTGTACCATCGAGCCCAACACCGGTGAGGTGGCCGTCCCCGACAAGCGCCTCGCCGCCATCGCCCGGATCGCCAAGTCGAAGGAGATCATCCCGACCCGCATCTCCTTCGTCGACATCGCCGGCCTCGTACGTGGCGCCTCGAAGGGCGAAGGTCTCGGCAACCAGTTCCTCGCAAACATCCGCGAGGTCGACGCCATCGTGCATGTGCTGCGTTGCTTCGAGGATGACGACATCACCCATGTCGAAGGCCGCATCGATCCCGTCGCCGATGCGGAGACGGTCGAGACCGAACTGATGCTGGCCGACCTCGAAAGCCTGGAGCGGCGCACCGAACAGACCCGCAAGCGCGCCACCGGAAAGGACAAGGAAGCCATCACCGTTCTGCCGATGATG contains:
- a CDS encoding 50S ribosomal protein L25/general stress protein Ctc, whose protein sequence is MSHESYELKAEARERVGKGSARDIRRNGKVPAVIYGDKQPPLPIVLPYKEVHLRINAGGFMTTIATIDVDGKKIQVLPKDYQLDPVRDFTMHVDFLRIGKDTIVTVNIPVHFENEDDAPGIRRGGVLNIVRHEIEFTCPANAIPEAITVNLTGLDIGDSVHISAVELPEGVKPTITDRDFTIATIAAPAGLKSEEDEGAPEAPETELVGEEDAEGEGEAENGEE
- a CDS encoding LysR family transcriptional regulator encodes the protein MGSIVQLDSDLLRTFVAVADSGNFTRAADSVGRTQSAVSMQIKRLEEIVGEQLFERGSRGVELTRKGELLLGNSRRIVSLMEETEASFRAPPLSGRVRIGIPEEYGYTVLSQALGSFARAHPRVDITAHYGPSARNLAALDANQLDLAVVFEWEDVSSGETLRIDPTVWVTSDDHNQHLESPLPIALYDRSGWCTDFAMKSIEQRRLEYRIAYRSDTSGGLKLAVASGLAIAPISRSNIPEGCRELGAMEGFGDIDTSRVVLHRNPKSKSAVTDGMVEAIRAAFRDVEPVF
- the pth gene encoding aminoacyl-tRNA hydrolase; the protein is MLIFAGLGNPGPRYANNRHNVGFMAAEAIHRRHSFSPWSNKFKAEVAEGRLGGEKVLLVKPQGFMNLSGQAIGEALRFYKLAPADLTVFYDELDLVAGKVRVKTGGGAGGHNGIRSIDAHCGKDYRRVRIGIGHPGDKALVHNHVLGDFAKADQAWLEPLLEAIADNADRLATGDDNGFMNKLALAVPGAGLRPAGAKKADMDVPAAKPAKGRSHIRQARPQKPSVSVPETGPMAAMLKKLFGSD
- a CDS encoding (R)-mandelonitrile lyase is translated as MKHFPSGSRPTRRAPSDWFTGTVWQDPIVETEAPARLRAITVHFEPGARTNWHTHPLGQTLHVVAGLGRAQNEGGAVIELRPGDTLWIPPGEKHWHGAGPETGMTHIAMQEALDGKAVEWMEPVSDEDYRG
- a CDS encoding putative quinol monooxygenase; the encoded protein is MFGLIGRMRASPGKRDELVALLLDGTEAMPGCLSYVVARDPVDADTIWITEVWTDEQSHKASLDLPRVQATIAKARPIIAGFDSQTRTEPVGGVGL